The segment TCGGAAGCACTTTAAAGAGAAGGATCGAGCAGATCTGGCGTGAACTCTATGTCATCCATGAAGGATTCATGGAGATAGAAACGCCTACCGTTGGTATCGAAGATGTTTTTGTTGCATCCGGTCATGTTGGAGGTTTTTCCGACCCTCTCTGCGAATGCAAGGAATGTGGCGAAGCGTTCCGAGCAGATCACCTTGTTGACAAGATAGTAGAAATTGCAGATGCTTTGAGCAACGAGGAACTTGACAGGCTGATCAAGGAGAACGACATTGGATGTCCCGAATGTGGTGGCGAACTTGGCAAAGCTTATGAGTTCAACCTTATGTTCAAGACGAGCATCGGTCCGGGTACAGGAAGACAGGGCTACATGCGTCCTGAAACTGCACAGGGAATGTTCATAAATTTCCAGAGGCTTTCCCGATACTATCGTGAAAAACTACCCTTTGGTGCAACCCAGATAGGAAAATCATACCGTAACGAGATCTCACCGAGGCAGGGAGTCATCAGACTTCGTGAGTTCACACAGGCAGAAGCTGAGATCTTCACACATCCGGAAGAAAAGACCCATCCGAACATTGGTAGGTTCGAAGGTGTTACATTAAACCTTTATTCAGATGAAGCACAGCAAAAGGGTGTTATCGAACAGATGACCGTCAGGGAAGCTATCGACCAGAACATCATTGCACATGAGTTCCTGGCCTACCACATTGCACTTACAAACAGTTTCCTGCAACGTGTGGGTATTGCTGCAGATAAGCTCAGGTTCAGGCAGCACCAGAAAGACGAGATGGCACACTATGCTATCGATTGCTGGGATGCTGAGATACTGACCGACAGGTTCGGCTGGATCGAGGTCGTTGGAATTGCGGACAGGACAGACTATGACCTGATGGCACATGCAAAGACCAGTGGAAAAGAACTTGTTGTCAATATCGAGTATGATGAGCCGAAGATGATAGAACAGTTCGTGGTCAAGCCAAACATGGCAAAAATGGGACCTCTGTTCAAAGGAAAGGCAAAGGCTGTTGCTGATGCACTTAAAGAATTAAGCTCCGACGAACTTGACAATGAAGAGATCAAGGTAACCGTTGATGGTGAGGAGTTCACAGTTCCTTCTGATATCATATCATATGCACAGGAAACTGTCAAGGTCAGCGGTGAAAAGATCGTACCGCATGTCATTGAACCATCCTATGGTATTGACAGGATCCTCTACTGCACAATGGAACATGCCTTTGAAGAAGAAATGGTCGCTGCAGAAGGCGACGAGGAAGAAGAGGAAAGGATAGTCCTCAGGTTCCAGAACGAGGTCGCACCTGTACAGGTAGCTGTCCTGCCACTGCTTACAAGAGAAGAACTGATGGGGCCTGCAAAGCAGATCGCAGAAAAGCTTCGAAACAGGGGACTGCTTGTAGCCTATGATGACTCAAGAGCCATCGGCAGACGTTACCGCAGGAACGATGAGATCGGAACACCATATTCCATAACCGTCGATTATGATACGATCGAGGATCATTCCGTGACCATCCGAGACCGTGATACAATGGAACAGGTAAGGGCACCAATCGATGGCATTGAAGATGCAATATATGACCTGGTCTATGGAAAGAAGGACTTTGATACCGCAGGTGTGAAGCTGTAAACACTTTCACACCGCTTGCCTCATATTTAATAAGGTTAAGAACGTAATTGCATCAAGCAACTTTCAAACCTGTAATAAATATGAGCAACTTTATCAAACACTCCCTGGTCAAACCAGATACTATAGAACAAAGGCTCTATCAGCTTGACCTTGCCGGAAAGGCACTATCAGCACCAACACTGGTAGTTTTGCCAACCGGCCTTGGTAAGACCATTGTTGCACTTCTTGTTATTGTTTCCAGATTAGAAAAAGCCGGAGGAAAGGTCCTTATCCTTTCCCCCACAAAACCACTGGTTGAGCAACATGCTTCTTTTTTAAAAACTGCCCTTAACATACCCGAAGAAGAGATACTGACATTCACAGGTGCAGTTTCCCCTGAGAACAGGGCAAAGCTCTGGGAAAAGGGAAGGGTGATCATATCAACACCACAGGTCATTGAGAACGACATCCTCACAAAAAGAATCAGCCTCGAGGATATTTCACACATCACTTTTGACGAAGCACACAGGGCTGTCGGGAATTATGCTTACACCTATATTGCAGAGAGATATTTCCAGGATGCTAAGAACCCGCATTGTCTTGCTATCACTGCAAGCCCGGGAAGTTCCGATGAGAAGATCAGTGAGGTCTGCAACAACCTGTTCATAAGTTCAGTTGCCATCAAGACAGAATCCGATTCGGATGTTGCCCCATACATTCACAAAAAAGAGATAGAATGGAAGCACGTCATACTGCCGGATGAGATGAAAGAGCTGAAAAAGCTCCTGGACAAGGTCCTTGATGACAGGTTCAAGAAGCTTGGGGAACTTGGATATTCCCTCTCATCCGGGAAAAGTGCTTCAAAAAGGGATCTACTGGGCCTGCAGAAGAAGTTGCAGGGAGAACTAAGAGGCATGGCCGATCCAGCAGTGTTCAGTGCATTATCCATACTGGCCGAGATCATGAAAGTAAATCATGCAGTGGAGATCATTGAGACACAGGGTATCGAATCCCTTTCAAAATATGCTGACAGGCTGGAGAACGAAGCAGTCTCAAAGAGCGGAAGCAAGGCTGCAAAACGCCTTTCTGAAGACATTTACATGAGACAGTTCTACCACAGGATAAAAGAATGCAGCACAGAGCATCCAAAACTTAATGTTGTTCGTGACCTTGTTTCAAAGGAACTCACTGACAAGCCAGAATCCCGGGTTATTGTCTTTACAAATTATCGTGACACCTCTGAGATGGTCACAAACTCCCTTTCCGAGATAGAAGGGATACGACCTATCAAGTTCGTGGGACAAAGCTCAAAATTCCGTGATAAAGGACTCACACAGAAACAGCAGGTTGAGATCATCGAGAAATTCAAAGCAGGGGACTACAATGTCCTCGTAGCGACCTCAGTAGCTGAAGAGGGACTCGACATACCTGCCACTGACCTTGTACTTTTCTACGAACCAGTACCCTCCGAGATCAGAAGCATACAGAGAAAAGGTCGTACCGGCAGAAAGCATGAAGGAAGAGTCGTTGTACTGGTTACCAAAGGTACAAGGGATGAAGCGTACTACTGGAGTTGTACCCATAAGGAGCGCCGGATGCAGAGCAATATGCAGCAATGGCAGGAGACAATGACCTCCGACAATGATAATCACGACATTACAGGTGAATTTGGAGTCAGCCAGAAACAGCAAACGGGACTCTCAGACTTTACAGATGATGAAGTAACAGTTGTCCTTGACCAGAGGGAGATCCGAAGCACTGTAGCACGAAATCTTGAGAAGATGGGGATTAATATCGTTGTCAAGACCCTTGAGGTCGGAGATTATATCGTCAGCGACAGGACAGCCATCGAGCGTAAGAGTGCAGAGGACTTTGTGAGTAGCTTGCTTGACAGGGACCTTTTCAGGCAAATATCCGACCTTTCAGGAGCCTATGATAAGCCCATAATGATAATTGAGGGAGAAGGCTTGTTCACTTCCAGAATGCTTAATCCGAATGTGATACATGGAACCCTTGCAGCCCTTGTTCTTGACTTCGGCGTATCTGTATTATACACACGAGATCCTGAAGACACAGCATCCCTTATCAGCATCCTGGCAAAAAGAGAGCAGGTTGATGAAAAGCGAGAGATCAGTGTGCATGGGAAGAAGTCTTCAATGTTGCTTTCACAGCAGCAGGAATACATTGTATCCTCCATTAGTGATATTGGACCCAATGCTGCGAGAAATCTGCTCGAACATTTTGATTCGGTTGAAAATGTCATGAAAGCCGAACAGGATGAACTTACAAAGGTCAAGAACATCGGACCAAAGACCGCATCAAAGATGAGGGAAATCCTCACAGGTAAATATAAAGGATAAAAAGGTGAACAAGGGCAGAATCGCCCTGAAATTTATTAAAGCATGTTCATTTCTATTTTTTAGCCTGATAAGTTCCAACCTATTACACCGATACCAGACCGATAAGCTTCAACATATCACCCCGATATTTGACCGATAAGTTCCAACTTATTGAACCAATAACTAAACTGACCATGCCATTAAATTAGCTATTTAATTTGCCATTCAATTTTGATCCTATCGGTCATCAGCAAGCTATCAATGAACTGTTCGACCGATCTAAGACCAGGTGTTCAATTAAGCCTTTCAAGGATATCAAGGCATTTTTCCATTATCTCAAGATATTCCCTGATCCTGCGAGGATCATTCTCGGAATGAATCAGACTTGCAATGGATTCTAACTTCATTTTCAGCATATCGGCAACAGAGCCCGTGACTTCCACGTGTTTGGCCGAGGATGCAGGCACAGATCCCTGCCTTACATCAGGAGAAGCAAAAGAGATTGGCACCTGGTCTGCTGGAAGTTGTCCTGCAGGTACTGAAAATGTTGTGGCTTCCTGAACCGGAACATTCTGTGGAACAGTGGGGACTTCTGACCTCATCGTTTGTTCCTGTGAAGTCATATTTGTGCCAACAGGTTCGCCCTGACAAATAGGACAAAGGACATCGCCGTGATACCTGAACATAGGGGCTCCACATGTTGTGCAGTGCTGTGCAAGCATTGTGCCACCAAGTTCCAGTAATCTTGAGATCTGTTTTATTTTATCGTCACTATCGCTCATTTATTCACCTTTTTACTTACTCCATGAATGAAAGTCTTTTTATAGGATATAATTGTTAGGGATACTACAGCATTGATTCTTATTTTATATCATTAAACCATTTTAAGGTGATCCAAATGTTAGGAGCCAGCCAACCTGAAGACGTCATAAAGCAATGTACGCAAGTGTTAGAACACATCGCAAACGATAATTCAGTTCCAAGGAACATCAGACGTTCAGCAAATGACATCCTTGCAACATTGAATAACGAAGCAGAGCCACTATTCCTTAGAACATCATCCAGTATTTCAATACTGGAAGATATCAGCAACGACCCAAATATCCCGTTGCACACAAGAACCCTTATCTGGAATGTTGCAAGCCAGCTTGAAACAATTCCTGTAGACGATTAATATCAAAACTACCCACGATAAGTGGGAAGAGATCCGGTCTGATGATTCAGACCAAACTTATCCTTTTATTTTATGCATATTGTAGCTTACATGCTTTTCCCGAACGTAAGTATAATAGCCATTGATAACTTTTTATGCATGAAATTACGATTACTACCTACGATAATTACTATAAATTAAAAGAGATTTTATCATGAAATTCGATCCTGAAGCCATAAGAAAAGCAACCAAAGAAGACTTTGATGCTACATGGAAAAATGGGAAGGACCTTGTTCACAGATCAGGGCTGAACCAGCAGTACCCACACACATCATTCAATTTTGGAAAAGCACATCCGGTCTACGATACAATATCAAAGCTCAGAGAAGCCTACATGCGCATGGGCTTTGACGAGATGATGAATCCGCTAATTGTGGATGAACGTGAAGTTCATAAGCAGTTTGGCCACGAAGCACTGGCAGTCCTTGACCGCTGTTTCTACCTGGCAGGATTACCAAGACCAAACGTTGGCATCTCCGACCAGAGGATCGCAACAATAAAAGAGATGCTTGGAGGTATTGATGATGACGGGATCGAGATCATCCGAAAAGTTCTCCATTCATACAAGAAGGGAGAAGTTGAAGGGGATGACCTTGTCCCCGAGATCGCACACAAGCTCGATGTTTCTGACGCTCTTGTTGTCGAAATGATTGACCAGGTATTCCCGGAATTCAAGGAACTTACCCCTCAGGCCACCAGGAAAACACTTAGAAGCCACATGACATCCGGATGGTTCCTTTCCCTTGCAGGCATACTGGAACGTGCAAGACCACCATTCCACTTCTTCTCGATAGACCGTGCTTTCAGGAGAGAACAGCAGGAAGATGCATCACGGCTCATGACCTACTACACTGCTTCATGTGTGATCATGGATGAAGATGTCACAATCGACCATGGAAAAGCAGTTGCACAGGGACTTCTTTCCCAGTTCGGTTTCGAAAAATTCCTTTTCAGGCCTGATGAGAAGAGGAGCAAATATTATGTCCCCGACACACAGATCGAAGTGTTTGCATATCATCCGAAACTTGTGGGCTCAAATACAAAATACTCCGATGGCTGGATAGAGATCGCAACCTTTGGAATATACTCACCAATCGCTCTTTCAGAGTACGATATACCATACCCGGTCATGAATCTCGGACTTGGTGTTGAAAGGCTTGCCATGATCCTCCACGACTCCACCGACCTGCGTGCAATGACATATCCACAGATCCCACAGTACTCCGAATGGACATTGAAGGACGGAGAACTGGCAACGATGATATTTGTGGACAAGTTGCCCGAAACCACCGAAGGTCAGGAGATCATGGACAGCATCGTAGAGCAATGTGAGCTACATTCATCAGAACCAAGCCCATGCGAATTTGCTGCCTGGGAAGGATCAATTCACGGAAAAAAGGTCAAAGTATCCGTAGTAGAGCCCGAAGAGGATACAAAGCTCTGTGGTCCAGCAACATTCAACGAAGTGCTTGTCTATGAGAATGATGTTCTGGGACTTCCAAACAACAAGAAGTGGAAGAAGGCTTACGAGAACCACTCAGCAAGGACAGGCGTAAGGTTCCTTGATGCTTTTGCAGCACAGGCAGCCAGGGAGATCGAAGAAGCAGTTGAGAGCGGTGAGAATACAGTGGAAACACGTGTAAGGATCGTTAAAGTGCCATCCGAGATCAACATAAAACTAGACCCACTTGCCCAGAGATACATAACTGGCAAGAACAAGAAAATAGATATCCGCGGCCCCGTCTTCACAACTGTCAGGGCAGAGATCGAATAAAAACAATTTGAAGGAAGAAATATGTTCACAGAGATCGCAAAGCTCATGGACAAAGGTGAGCCAGTCTGCATAACCTTTGAAAACGGAGATACAGGAGAGGAATACGACCTCCTGTACTGTGAACTTATTACAAAAGCACGCGACGGAGAGGCATTCCTTGCCTCCTCCCAGCGATGCCCCCCCGGCAAATATGTTCTGGGAGTTTCTGAAGACAAGCCTGATGGCTATTACCTCAAGTCCGGTCGTTATATTGATAAAGAGACCGCTGCCAATGCAGCCTCAAATCTTCCAAGGGTCAGCAGGGAATATGACCACATAAAGATCGAGCCATTGTCAAAGAACGATGGGCATTTTGATGTAATGATACTCTACCTGATGCCAGAGAAAGCTATGAGAATAGTTCAGGCTATGGCATATAACGATGGAGAGCGTTTATGCATCGACACCTTCGGTGCAGCTTCCATATGCGGAGATTGTACGGCACTTGCGTATGAAAAAGGGACAGGATTATCCTATGGCTGCAAGGGTTCACGCAAGCACAGTGATTATAGCGATAACGAGACACCTATCGGTCTACGCTTTGACAAAGCAAAAAAAATAGAAAAGGGATTGAAGAATATCCCCGAAACCAGAAATTGACCGAAACTTAATGTGCTTGTGCTTCAAACCAGCTTTCTTTTGTAATTTATCCACATTTAACGTGCTTCGTAGAAGCACATGTCCTCAGCCATCACACGAGTCTCTTTTCCGACATCGTTGGAAAGCACCTTGCTTATGCGGGCAATGCCTTTGGTCTGGAGCTGAAGGCGGATCATCATGGTCTCATGCTCCTCAAAGAACATGCCATCCCCGGCAATTGTCCTGTGGGTTGACAACTGGTGCTTTACCACTTTTGCAATTATGCCGGTGGTCCCATGCATAAGGTCCTGTATGGAAGTATGGGTAAGAAATACAGTATCGCCTGCATTCACATTTAAGGCTGTGAAAAAATTCTGAGGTGTACGTATCTCGATCGTGCGCAACTGATGGTTCTTCAGCTCAGAAATGACTAAATCCGATATACCCGTAAGTGCGACGTATTCCATTTTGATCACCCGTACATTGGGAACTCTTTTCTTGGCGTTGTTGACTGTTCAGTTGTACGAACATCCTCAGCAAGCTTCTGCATTTCAACTTCGATCTTTTCAGCCTGTTCAATAAGGTCCTCCGTATCTATCGAAAATCCATACAGGGAATTCAGGACATCTACGACCACTGCCGCTGCTCTTGGGTCCGGGTTCTGGGTCTTGGTTGCCCCAAGAAGGCTTATGGCCGGCAGACCATGCATGAAACATTCTGCCATTACACTACCTGAAATACCTGAGATCGTACCCATCTGGAAGATCTCTACCTTTTCTTTGATCTTTTCCAGCATTTCCTCATTGGTCGCTGCACCAAAGACCTTGTTATCCTCACCCATAGTAGCAATACCTGCGATAGAGATAACCTCTTTTACACCGACAGATTTGGCCCATCCGACAAGGGCCTTGCTGACATCATAGGAAACTGAAGGATTGATAGGGATATCAGATACCACCATCACAATATTATGTTCCTCACTCTCATAGATCCTGACCGGCATGTTGACAAGACCCTCGTACAGAACAGCTATAGGAGGGAAATACCTGGATTCAATGGAACCGATATATTCCATGTCCAGTTCTTCAATAATTTGCTGGCTGGCAATATTACCCACAAGACCTATTCCCGGAAAACCTTCGATCAATATAGGCTCTTTTGATCTTACGGGCTTTGTTATGATCTCTACATCGATCGCATCATAATCATCTGTTTCTGACAAAAAAATCACCCTCTATAAATGTAACCCCATCACTATTCAGTTCGTATACTTTACACTTATTATATAATTGGAGATTCTCATAGATAAGAACATCGTTATCAGATCGCAGAACGATATACATAAAACCGATGATAACAAAATGCATTCAAATAATGGAGAATTATCATGGAAGGATCTATACAATATTTTGATGATGTAGGCAAACAGAACACCGATAATGTTGTGAAGGTAGCTGCCAAAAGAGCAGAAGAACTGGGGATAAAACATATTGTCCTTTCAAGTACTGAAGGTTATACGGCCCTGAAGATGGCAGAAGAGGTTAAAGGCAAAGACATAAAGATAATTGCTATAACCCATCAGTACGGACTCCGCGAGGATGGAAACTGGGAAATGGACGAAGATAACCTGAAGAAACTGCAGGAAATGGGCGTCCTGGTCACCACACAATCACACATGTTCTCAGGAGTAGAACGTGCTATCTCAAAGAGGCTGGGTGGTGCAAGCCGTGCAGATGTTATCTCTGACACACTTCGTGCAGTCTTCGGAAAAGGTTTCAAGGTCGCTCTGGAAGTCGTGATGATGGCAGCAGATTCAGGTCACATTCCTGTCTCAAAGGATACCGAAGTAATAGCCATCGGAGGAACACGCCAAGGCGCCGACGTGGCTCTTGTGGTAAGACCTGCACATTCACAGAATTTCTTTGACATACAGGTTCGCGAGATCCTTGCAATGCCACGTGCAAAAGAAGAAGCAAAATAAAAAATTTGCATAAAAACAGATTAAAACAAAATAAGATTTAGATTAGATAAATTAAATCAAACTAAATTAAACTAAAAGAAATCAAACTAAAATACGTATTCAAGCTAAGGCATCTATAGAGATGCCATCCTTTTTTATATTGCATATTCTTGTTGAACTTATTCAACTTTCACATCTTCATCTTCGAATTCATCATTGACAAGAGCAGTATCGCTTCCTGGAACAGAACTGGAAGACCCTGATGCCTCTGTTTTAAAACTTGAAGCTGCTTTGAGGTTCATTGCTGTAACAGCTACAATGAGAACGAAAGCAAGAATCGCAATGCCAATTACAGTTAAAGTGTCCATGAAATTAAAAAAAGAATAAGTGTCGAAAGGACACTTACTGTGGCTTTTCGTACAATGCGGTCTTTGTCATCTGGACGCCTTTCTTAGAGTGTGGCTTCCTGAAGACAGAGTCGTTTGCTTTTTCGATCTCACGTGCGTCGATTGCAAGCTGTGCTGCTGCGCGCATCATTTCATGACCGGTAGCAGTTGTGAGTGTAACCTGTTCGATCTCCTTCATCATGAAGCATGCAGGGAAGTTGATCTGTGCGACCTTGTCAGCCATGTGGAGTGCTGCAAGTGCCTTTGCTTTTGCGTATGGGTTGTTGAAACCTGCGCGCTCGATGCACTTCTCTGGCTTTGCGAGAATGTGTGGAAGCTCAAGGTCCTTGCCGGACTTGCCTTCGTCGACCTGTGCAGCGACTGCATCAAGTTCTTCCTGGATCATCCTGACAACACCACAGGTTGAGAGGACCTTCATTGCATCGGAGTTAAAGGATGCCATCTCTACAGCATCAAGGAACTCTGTCTTTGCGCCGATAAGTGGGTCGACGGTCATAACGATGTAACCGAAGCCTGCATCTTCGAGTGCCTGTCTGTCATCTTTCTTGGTTGGACCATCGGAGATAACGATGCATGGAACATCTTTGTAAAGCTCACGTGCAGCGGTTGGGCCTGGTGCACTGGAGTTAGGGCTGATCATCACATAGAAATCAGCACCCCATTCCTTGAATGCTTCTGTCTCTGCAGCTTCTGCTTTGCCCATTTTAGGACCAGTTCCGAAAACACGTACACTGATACCTTCTCTTGCTGCGATCTCGTCCTGAACAAGGTCAATGACCTGACTCATACCAAGATTTCCTAATTTAATAAATCCTATTTTTGCCATAGTAGATCACATTACTGCAAGTACGGATTAGGATATAATATTTTTGATTATTTCTACATAACAGAAGCTGAAAATGCACCGACTTCACAAAAATGAAAAGAAGCTTTCGAAAGCATATTAAGTAATAATTCGCTGTTTTTTAAAATAAATAGAAAAGAAAAAATATAGAGCAACTCTTTTATCCCTTATACCATCCCATATAGTGTATATTATGTTAGTATTTGGATTAACGATCTGTCTCAGAAGGCATATCCTACCCGAAAAGCTTAAAAGTAATGTGGGGAATTGTAGTTCAATCTCAGTACATCCCATTATTACAGATCCGTAATCAGGATCTTAAAGTTTCAGGTATGGTCAAGTGAATTCCAGCAATAATATTTCTCAGAAAAGATATTCTAAACTAATTGTTTTTGATATGGATAGTACGCTCATTGATGCAGAAAGTATCGATGAACTTGCACGTGCTGCAGGCGTTGTGGATAAGGTTTCTGTTGTTACCGAAAAAGCAATGAATGGCGATATTGACTATCATCAGGCTTTAAAGGATAGAGTCAAACTTCTAAAAGGATTGAAGCTGGAAACTGCACAGGAAGCAATGAGAGCTATGCAACTCATGCCCGGTGCAGAAGAACTTGTTAAACATGTAAAGTCCCTGGGATTCAAAACAGCAATGCTGTCAGGCGGCTTCACCCTATCAACAGACAGAGTTGGTGAACTCCTTGGTATTGATTACGTATACTCTAATATACTTGCTGTAAAGGACGGATATCTTACAGGCGAGGTCAGCGGTCCAATGGCAGATAATTGCTCCAAAGAAGTGGTCTTTGAAAAGATCGCAAAGGAGATGGGTTTTGAGACCACTGATTGCATCGTTGTTGGTGATGGTGCCAACGATATCTGCCTCTTTAAAAGAGCAGGATGTGCAATTGCATTTAATCCAAAACCGATTCTGCGCCAATATGCAGATGAGGTTGTTACCCAAAAAGACCTCAGGGCAATAATTCCGATCATCGATTCACTCGATCTGGATTAAAGCCCTACGTATCGTGCATTAGAAATGCATGAAATGCCAGCTTTTTTGCTGGAGCGGGAGGATATATAGAACATGTTGAAAGAATTGAACACCAAAAGGCAGGATCTTAAAACTGCATCTGAAGAAGCTAAAGAAAAGAGAAATGGATTGAACGCTGAAGCAAGCACTCTTGCTGCAAAGCGTAATGATCTCAACAAGCGCACAAAAGAACTCATCAACGAAGCACAGGAATACAAGAAGCTCCGTGACGAGAACAATGAGCAGGTTAAAGAGAACAAAGCAAAGCGTGACGAGATCAATGCCAAAGCAAACGAAGTATTTGCAAAGGTCGATGCATTACGTACCGCAAATAATCTTACCGGTCCATCCATCAAAGATATCAGAAAAGATATCGACCGTCTTGAATTCACACAGCAGACAGAAGTGCTGACCCCAGGCAAGGAAAAGGAACTGGTCAACAAGATCACAGAGCTTCAGAAACTCTATGTCGTTAAGCAGGAACAGCTCGAGAGCAACACAGAGCTTAAGACCCTGTTAACAGAAGCACAGGAGATTCGCGACGAAGCATCAGAATTCCACAATGTCCTTTCAGAATACGCACAGAAAGCACAGGAATATCATGACAAGATGATCTCCACCTTCAAGGAAGCCGACAAGATGCGTGCAGAATCTGATGCTGCTCACAAACAGTTCGTCGAGTTCCAGGAGAAGGCTGATGAACAACATAAGTTATTCATTGCAGCACAGAAAGAGATCAGGGACATCGATAAAGAAGTTCGCAAGATCAGGAAAGGCGAAGACACTGGCAAGAAGGTAGCATCTATGGAAGATGTTAGAAAAGATGCAGAAGACATCTTTGACAAGTTCAAGTCAGGTCAGAAGCTCACCACAGAGAACCTTATGACCTTGCAGAAGTCCGGTCTGCTTTAATCGGAAATTTGACAACATCGAGGGTGTTAATTCACCCTCAATTTATTCTAATATTCATTGGATCTACCAGATCCATCCTTTTTGAGTACTGTTTTTTAGTAATTGATAAGTTGATAGTGATCACTATCTCTTTCAGATCATAAATAGAAAAATTGATCTACTGCCCCATATAAGAAGCGGAAATTATTTTTGAGATGGCTAAATGAACATGAATGTAGTTTTGATAAATAAAATGAACATAGGGATTTTGAAAAGGTGAAAGGGATGTCTGTTGAGAGCGAATTTAGAGAATATAAAGAAGATGTAATGAAACTTTTGGACTATTTTAAATGTCCAGAGGGCTGTGAGAAGTGTAAAAATGTGAAGGAGAAGAAAGGTGTCACGATGGACATTTTCCCATTCTGGATTCAGAACAAAGAGTATTCTGATAAAATAGCAATTGCCCCTTGTGACAAGGGTGTGGAAATTGCGAAGGCTCTTGCAGAGCAGAAGAAATCATTGTTTGCTTATATTGTTGATGTTGGACAAATGGATGAGCAAGAGGCCGTGGGATTGTATGCATCTTTCCTTGGCAATATTGAATTGTTGGAAGAACA is part of the Methanococcoides orientis genome and harbors:
- a CDS encoding DUF473 domain-containing protein, with protein sequence MEYVALTGISDLVISELKNHQLRTIEIRTPQNFFTALNVNAGDTVFLTHTSIQDLMHGTTGIIAKVVKHQLSTHRTIAGDGMFFEEHETMMIRLQLQTKGIARISKVLSNDVGKETRVMAEDMCFYEAR
- a CDS encoding proteasome assembly chaperone family protein, whose amino-acid sequence is MSETDDYDAIDVEIITKPVRSKEPILIEGFPGIGLVGNIASQQIIEELDMEYIGSIESRYFPPIAVLYEGLVNMPVRIYESEEHNIVMVVSDIPINPSVSYDVSKALVGWAKSVGVKEVISIAGIATMGEDNKVFGAATNEEMLEKIKEKVEIFQMGTISGISGSVMAECFMHGLPAISLLGATKTQNPDPRAAAVVVDVLNSLYGFSIDTEDLIEQAEKIEVEMQKLAEDVRTTEQSTTPRKEFPMYG
- a CDS encoding pyruvate kinase alpha/beta domain-containing protein, yielding MEGSIQYFDDVGKQNTDNVVKVAAKRAEELGIKHIVLSSTEGYTALKMAEEVKGKDIKIIAITHQYGLREDGNWEMDEDNLKKLQEMGVLVTTQSHMFSGVERAISKRLGGASRADVISDTLRAVFGKGFKVALEVVMMAADSGHIPVSKDTEVIAIGGTRQGADVALVVRPAHSQNFFDIQVREILAMPRAKEEAK
- a CDS encoding F420-dependent methylenetetrahydromethanopterin dehydrogenase produces the protein MAKIGFIKLGNLGMSQVIDLVQDEIAAREGISVRVFGTGPKMGKAEAAETEAFKEWGADFYVMISPNSSAPGPTAARELYKDVPCIVISDGPTKKDDRQALEDAGFGYIVMTVDPLIGAKTEFLDAVEMASFNSDAMKVLSTCGVVRMIQEELDAVAAQVDEGKSGKDLELPHILAKPEKCIERAGFNNPYAKAKALAALHMADKVAQINFPACFMMKEIEQVTLTTATGHEMMRAAAQLAIDAREIEKANDSVFRKPHSKKGVQMTKTALYEKPQ
- the serB gene encoding phosphoserine phosphatase SerB; translated protein: MDSTLIDAESIDELARAAGVVDKVSVVTEKAMNGDIDYHQALKDRVKLLKGLKLETAQEAMRAMQLMPGAEELVKHVKSLGFKTAMLSGGFTLSTDRVGELLGIDYVYSNILAVKDGYLTGEVSGPMADNCSKEVVFEKIAKEMGFETTDCIVVGDGANDICLFKRAGCAIAFNPKPILRQYADEVVTQKDLRAIIPIIDSLDLD
- a CDS encoding coiled-coil protein, coding for MLKELNTKRQDLKTASEEAKEKRNGLNAEASTLAAKRNDLNKRTKELINEAQEYKKLRDENNEQVKENKAKRDEINAKANEVFAKVDALRTANNLTGPSIKDIRKDIDRLEFTQQTEVLTPGKEKELVNKITELQKLYVVKQEQLESNTELKTLLTEAQEIRDEASEFHNVLSEYAQKAQEYHDKMISTFKEADKMRAESDAAHKQFVEFQEKADEQHKLFIAAQKEIRDIDKEVRKIRKGEDTGKKVASMEDVRKDAEDIFDKFKSGQKLTTENLMTLQKSGLL